One part of the Actinotignum schaalii genome encodes these proteins:
- a CDS encoding C40 family peptidase: MTGRHALDTRSQAHNLANPAVRGLTAALVVGGAAALIVPNAAADTAAAPAKAALSNPHAQDVAAGIAGTTSATSEWKIEQINIQSAAPAIEVAAPAASATTAAAETATTSSDNAAAPAAAGVGMEVEAAPSAIGSSVLDTALSGVGSPYVWAGTTPSGWDCIGFVRWVYAQHGVAIGGYTTSVLSVGRQVSYAEAQPGDILYWPGHVAISLGNGQNVAAWNPSMGTRVGPDSWCGDTPIVIRVS, translated from the coding sequence ATGACCGGACGCCACGCTCTTGATACGCGGTCGCAGGCTCATAACCTGGCGAACCCCGCAGTACGTGGTCTCACCGCAGCTCTCGTTGTGGGCGGCGCAGCAGCACTGATCGTTCCGAATGCGGCGGCTGATACCGCGGCCGCGCCCGCCAAGGCGGCGCTGTCCAACCCGCACGCGCAGGACGTTGCCGCTGGCATCGCCGGCACCACGAGCGCCACCTCGGAATGGAAGATCGAACAGATCAACATTCAATCCGCAGCTCCGGCTATTGAAGTAGCTGCCCCGGCCGCCAGCGCCACCACCGCCGCGGCTGAAACCGCCACCACTTCCTCTGATAATGCTGCCGCTCCCGCAGCCGCGGGCGTTGGCATGGAAGTGGAAGCCGCGCCCAGCGCCATCGGCTCCTCCGTTCTTGACACCGCCCTCAGCGGCGTGGGCTCGCCTTATGTGTGGGCTGGCACCACCCCCTCGGGTTGGGATTGCATCGGCTTCGTGCGCTGGGTCTACGCCCAGCACGGCGTTGCCATCGGCGGGTACACCACCTCGGTGCTCTCGGTGGGCCGCCAGGTTTCCTACGCGGAAGCTCAGCCCGGTGACATCCTCTACTGGCCCGGCCACGTGGCGATCTCGCTGGGCAACGGCCAGAATGTGGCCGCGTGGAACCCGAGCATGGGTACCCGCGTGGGCCCGGATTCGTGGTGCGGTGATACCCCCATCGTGATTCGCGTTTCCTAA
- a CDS encoding zeta toxin family protein translates to MCDLDIRAEWIRRVKPRVFARSRVSLSPVSIFLGGQPGAGKTKTQKTVVSRYLDENITRIIGDDLRAFHPDYDWLCQNDPLQMPHITAQASGQWIAMCIDWASRNSFSTLVEGTWRNTAMVITEARKARELGRRTHAIIVAVPPVLSQAGLLERFYADRLRGLDARWTPPEAHEVAVNALDQTVAAVCASISPFDRFTVTNRSGNYLYDGAPASRGREVFRHEFHRGLSAQEKEYLAELVPRLDEGIQKFTPDDMPVMALVENIRKTLESG, encoded by the coding sequence ATGTGTGATCTTGATATCCGTGCAGAGTGGATCCGTCGCGTCAAACCGAGAGTATTCGCCAGATCTCGGGTATCGCTATCGCCAGTATCCATTTTTCTCGGTGGCCAGCCGGGTGCCGGTAAAACCAAAACACAAAAAACGGTAGTATCTCGCTATCTCGATGAAAATATTACGCGCATTATCGGCGATGATCTGCGAGCTTTTCATCCCGACTATGACTGGCTATGCCAGAACGATCCTCTCCAGATGCCTCACATAACTGCCCAAGCCTCTGGCCAATGGATCGCGATGTGCATCGATTGGGCGTCACGAAATTCGTTTTCCACTCTGGTTGAAGGAACATGGCGCAATACCGCGATGGTCATAACCGAAGCGAGGAAAGCGCGCGAGCTTGGGCGCCGCACGCACGCGATTATTGTTGCGGTTCCACCGGTGCTTTCCCAAGCAGGATTATTGGAGCGATTTTACGCGGATCGGTTACGCGGCTTGGATGCTCGCTGGACGCCACCCGAAGCACATGAGGTGGCGGTAAACGCTCTTGACCAAACGGTTGCGGCGGTATGCGCGAGCATTAGTCCTTTTGACCGTTTCACGGTTACGAATCGTTCGGGTAACTATCTTTACGACGGCGCACCAGCGAGCCGCGGTCGTGAAGTTTTCCGGCACGAGTTTCATAGGGGACTTTCCGCGCAGGAAAAGGAATATTTAGCGGAACTCGTTCCTCGCTTGGATGAAGGTATACAGAAGTTCACTCCCGACGATATGCCTGTTATGGCACTTGTGGAGAATATTCGGAAAACCCTCGAATCCGGGTAG
- a CDS encoding MFS transporter, translating into MGRTFASLKYRNYAIWFAASLVANTGGWMQRTAQNWLVMSDLTNNDAFAVGIVTALQFVPIPFIMPLAGALADRLDKRKMVVLTQFGMLLTAVALGVLVLLGWANVLVVCLFALAIGVIQSFDNPPRLVFISELVPPRWLPNAVGLNSMSFNIARLIGPALGGLLIGVIGTGWVFIINGIMFGATLIALALMRPEEFHPAPRPEKKVSAIQGTIDGLRYVGNRSDLLVIFAVVGVVSCLAMNTPLTTVSMSTMEFHADSTQFGIVSSMVAVGSLSGAVVGARRTKQPRVRSVVGAGVAMGIAVTANALAPNLLIYTLTLVPVGFFMLIMLTAANAAVQMSTSPQMRGRVVSLYQTVNQGVTPIGSLVVGGISGAAGARWGVGIGAIGCLVATVGAYLWGRRKWDVEVHYRVRHPFQLEILGPLEHENEEREAQLRANRTGQTDSGQSFTAEDHDEVEADLFEPEDEAHGSETGHSPQRAGSLEWQDTHEEPDAGGHPDAAPAAETKETRDE; encoded by the coding sequence GTGGGGCGTACATTCGCCAGTTTGAAATACCGCAACTACGCTATTTGGTTCGCTGCCTCGTTGGTCGCCAATACCGGCGGGTGGATGCAACGCACCGCCCAGAACTGGCTCGTCATGAGCGACCTCACCAATAATGATGCTTTTGCCGTGGGCATTGTGACGGCGCTGCAATTCGTCCCCATTCCTTTTATTATGCCGCTGGCCGGCGCGCTCGCTGACCGCCTCGATAAACGCAAAATGGTGGTCCTCACCCAATTCGGGATGCTGCTCACCGCGGTGGCCCTGGGGGTGCTGGTGCTGCTGGGCTGGGCGAATGTGCTGGTGGTCTGCCTTTTCGCCCTGGCCATCGGGGTGATTCAATCCTTCGATAATCCGCCGCGCCTCGTTTTTATTTCCGAATTGGTGCCCCCGCGCTGGCTGCCTAACGCCGTGGGCCTGAACTCCATGTCCTTTAATATTGCGCGCCTCATCGGGCCGGCGCTAGGCGGTTTGCTGATCGGGGTGATCGGCACCGGCTGGGTCTTCATTATTAACGGCATCATGTTCGGGGCCACCCTTATTGCGCTGGCACTTATGCGCCCCGAAGAATTCCACCCGGCGCCGCGGCCGGAAAAGAAAGTTTCCGCAATTCAGGGAACTATTGACGGCCTGCGCTACGTGGGCAACCGTTCCGACCTCCTCGTGATTTTCGCGGTGGTGGGCGTGGTGTCCTGCCTGGCCATGAATACCCCGCTCACCACGGTGTCTATGTCCACCATGGAATTCCACGCCGACTCCACCCAATTCGGCATTGTCTCCTCCATGGTGGCGGTGGGTTCGCTTTCCGGCGCCGTGGTGGGAGCGCGGCGCACCAAGCAGCCGCGGGTGCGTTCCGTGGTGGGAGCGGGCGTGGCCATGGGTATCGCGGTGACCGCGAATGCGCTGGCCCCGAACCTGCTGATCTACACTCTCACCCTGGTGCCGGTCGGTTTCTTCATGCTCATCATGCTCACCGCCGCCAATGCCGCGGTGCAGATGTCTACTTCTCCGCAGATGCGCGGGCGCGTGGTCTCCCTCTACCAGACGGTTAACCAGGGCGTGACCCCGATTGGTTCGCTGGTGGTCGGTGGTATTTCCGGGGCGGCCGGGGCGCGCTGGGGCGTGGGCATCGGCGCGATTGGCTGCCTGGTGGCCACCGTGGGCGCCTACCTGTGGGGCCGGCGCAAATGGGATGTGGAAGTGCATTACCGGGTGCGCCACCCCTTCCAGCTGGAAATCCTCGGGCCGCTCGAACACGAAAATGAGGAACGCGAAGCCCAGCTGCGGGCCAACCGCACCGGGCAGACGGATAGCGGGCAAAGCTTCACCGCGGAGGACCACGACGAAGTGGAAGCCGATCTTTTCGAACCGGAGGACGAAGCACACGGCTCTGAAACTGGGCATTCCCCGCAGCGCGCGGGCAGCTTAGAATGGCAAGATACGCATGAGGAGCCGGATGCGGGCGGGCACCCGGATGCCGCCCCCGCCGCAGAGACGAAGGAGACGCGCGATGAGTGA
- a CDS encoding NCS2 family permease, translated as MSVTSTHVETNHSTTSEPKRDFFRLRERGTTVARELRGGLVTFVAMAYILVLNPIILSGPDSTGAYLGGGTDGPNLPAIAAGTAIVAGLMTLLTGVIANFPLAMAAGLGLNTIVGVVIVQMPGMTWADGMGIIVIEGIVITLLVVTGLREAIFRAVPKFLRTAISVGLGLFITLVGLVNAGLIRPGEGTIMSFGINGSIASWPLAVFVFGLFLTAICLLRGVPGALLIGIVSSTIAAVIVNIVAKPGSVAGGDVTGWNGGAPALNGSPVQIPDFSTLGCFSVVGPFQKLGVISVVVLAFSVMLADFFDTMGTMVAVASEGDLLDEDGMPYHTSRILLLDSLAALAGGMGGVSSNTSFVESTTGVADGARTGLASVTTGALFLLSIFFAPLVTLVPSEAAAPALVAVGFLMMQQVTEIDWEDLSVGIPAFLTVALMPFSYSITVGIGVGFIAYVIMAVAAGKARKVHPLMWGTLVAFVIYFLLDPIQKLLLG; from the coding sequence GTGAGCGTAACTTCCACGCACGTCGAGACGAACCACAGCACAACCTCCGAGCCGAAGCGGGATTTTTTCCGGCTGCGCGAACGCGGGACCACCGTGGCCCGCGAACTGCGCGGCGGGCTGGTCACCTTCGTGGCCATGGCCTACATTCTGGTTCTTAACCCCATTATCCTGTCGGGTCCGGATTCCACCGGTGCCTACCTGGGCGGCGGCACCGACGGCCCGAACCTCCCGGCCATCGCCGCCGGCACCGCCATCGTGGCCGGCCTCATGACGCTGCTCACCGGCGTCATCGCTAATTTCCCGCTCGCCATGGCGGCCGGGCTGGGTCTCAATACCATCGTCGGCGTGGTCATCGTGCAGATGCCCGGAATGACCTGGGCTGACGGTATGGGAATTATCGTTATTGAAGGTATCGTCATCACGCTGCTCGTGGTGACGGGCCTGCGTGAAGCCATCTTCCGGGCGGTGCCGAAGTTCCTGCGCACCGCCATTTCTGTGGGCCTGGGGCTCTTCATCACCCTGGTCGGGCTGGTCAACGCCGGCCTCATCCGCCCTGGCGAAGGCACCATCATGTCCTTCGGCATCAACGGCTCCATCGCCTCCTGGCCGCTCGCCGTCTTCGTTTTCGGCCTCTTCCTCACCGCGATCTGCCTGCTGCGCGGGGTGCCCGGCGCGCTCCTCATCGGCATCGTGTCCTCGACCATCGCGGCCGTGATCGTCAATATTGTTGCCAAGCCCGGAAGTGTGGCCGGCGGCGACGTGACCGGCTGGAACGGCGGGGCGCCCGCCCTCAACGGCTCCCCGGTGCAAATTCCGGACTTCTCCACCCTCGGATGCTTCTCCGTGGTGGGGCCCTTCCAGAAGCTCGGCGTTATTTCCGTGGTGGTGCTGGCCTTCTCCGTTATGCTCGCCGACTTCTTCGACACCATGGGCACCATGGTCGCGGTCGCTTCCGAAGGTGACCTGCTCGACGAAGACGGCATGCCCTACCACACCTCCCGCATCCTGCTCCTCGATTCCCTCGCGGCGCTGGCCGGCGGTATGGGTGGCGTATCCTCGAACACCTCTTTTGTTGAGTCGACGACGGGCGTAGCTGACGGTGCGCGCACCGGCCTCGCATCGGTAACCACCGGCGCCCTCTTCCTGCTCTCCATCTTCTTCGCACCCCTCGTCACCCTGGTTCCTTCCGAAGCGGCCGCTCCCGCGCTGGTCGCGGTGGGCTTCCTCATGATGCAGCAGGTCACCGAGATCGACTGGGAAGATCTGAGCGTAGGGATCCCGGCCTTCCTCACCGTTGCCCTCATGCCCTTCTCCTACTCCATTACGGTCGGCATCGGGGTGGGCTTCATCGCCTACGTCATTATGGCGGTGGCGGCCGGCAAGGCTCGCAAGGTTCACCCGCTCATGTGGGGCACGCTCGTTGCCTTCGTGATCTACTTCCTGCTTGACCCGATTCAGAAACTCCTGCTTGGCTAA
- a CDS encoding glycosyltransferase gives MTLGNTHHVQEPNRNDGAPAPLHIAMTSVHTSPLATPGSADAGGLNVVVTNTAQALARVGHRVDLVTRASEPGQPYMHEVMPGVRAFFLPAGPRHPVAKSHTDGLIAPFTVEFRRWMAEHGSGVDLIHSHHWFAGVACLPVAQETGRPHVQSFHSVAAREGQNLADGEPPESDGRVPGEARCVRESDLIIAVSQAEKEMIAQRYGTPPCPVEIVHPGVDIEMFRPVRAGGVVAASPASAPAAPDCVTEVTGGRDYVFFAARLQPLKAPDLAIRALAELPAGTRPLLVIAGAASDDFAGYEDHLRAVVTETGMESDVRFIGPLPRAGLAAFLAHAQLLLNPSFSETFGIINVEAAACGTPVVAWDSSGIPESVHGGVTGTLCRSREPREWAGAVRAYLDDPALRARHGAAGRAFAESRTWDAVARDYAAAYRKLGRRA, from the coding sequence ATGACCTTGGGAAATACGCACCACGTACAGGAACCGAATAGGAACGACGGCGCGCCTGCCCCGCTCCATATCGCTATGACCTCGGTGCATACCTCCCCACTGGCCACTCCCGGATCCGCCGACGCCGGCGGCCTCAACGTGGTGGTGACCAATACCGCCCAGGCCCTGGCCCGCGTCGGGCACCGCGTCGATCTGGTCACCCGCGCCAGCGAACCCGGCCAGCCCTATATGCATGAGGTCATGCCGGGCGTACGTGCATTCTTCTTGCCAGCCGGCCCGCGCCATCCCGTTGCGAAAAGCCACACTGATGGCCTCATCGCCCCGTTTACGGTGGAATTTCGCCGGTGGATGGCCGAGCACGGCAGTGGCGTCGATCTTATCCACTCCCACCACTGGTTCGCGGGCGTGGCCTGCCTGCCCGTCGCCCAAGAAACCGGGCGCCCCCACGTGCAGTCCTTCCATTCGGTAGCTGCGCGGGAAGGCCAAAATCTTGCCGACGGTGAACCGCCGGAATCCGACGGGCGGGTGCCCGGTGAGGCGCGCTGCGTGCGCGAATCCGACCTCATTATTGCGGTATCCCAAGCGGAAAAAGAGATGATCGCGCAGCGCTACGGCACCCCGCCCTGCCCGGTCGAGATCGTGCACCCGGGCGTGGATATTGAGATGTTTCGCCCGGTCCGCGCTGGCGGAGTCGTTGCCGCCTCACCGGCTTCCGCCCCCGCGGCGCCCGACTGCGTCACCGAGGTGACCGGAGGCCGGGACTACGTTTTCTTCGCCGCCCGCCTCCAACCCCTGAAAGCCCCGGATTTAGCGATTCGCGCGCTCGCGGAGCTACCTGCTGGCACCCGCCCGCTCCTCGTCATTGCCGGGGCGGCCTCCGATGACTTCGCCGGCTACGAGGACCACTTGCGCGCCGTCGTAACCGAAACGGGAATGGAAAGCGACGTCCGCTTCATCGGGCCGCTCCCACGCGCCGGCCTCGCGGCCTTCCTCGCCCACGCACAGCTCCTCCTCAACCCCTCTTTCTCGGAAACTTTCGGGATTATCAACGTGGAAGCGGCCGCCTGCGGCACCCCCGTGGTGGCCTGGGATTCCTCCGGGATTCCCGAATCGGTGCACGGCGGCGTGACGGGCACCCTGTGCCGCAGCCGCGAGCCGCGCGAATGGGCCGGCGCGGTGCGGGCCTATCTTGACGATCCGGCTTTGCGGGCTCGGCACGGCGCGGCGGGGCGCGCTTTCGCCGAATCGCGCACCTGGGACGCGGTCGCGCGCGATTACGCCGCCGCCTACCGCAAACTCGGGAGGCGCGCATGA
- a CDS encoding metal-dependent transcriptional regulator: MSDDLVDTREMYLKAVYELEEEGIVPLRARLVERLSQSKPTVSETVARLERDGMMYLDTDRAIVLTDEGRRIATSVMRKHRVAECFLLHVLGMPWEHVHAEACRWEHVMSRELEERISHVLGEQGYELSHDPFGNPIPAENSMGPGADIAARTGLLAVADYLERNPNGGKVTIARIGEVVQTDDDLLEAMAAAGIKPDAAVTISVEDDGDILAHGASGVLPLTDWIRKHLLVHA, encoded by the coding sequence ATGAGTGATGACCTTGTTGATACCCGCGAGATGTACCTCAAAGCGGTCTACGAACTCGAAGAAGAAGGAATCGTTCCGCTGCGTGCCCGGCTCGTGGAGCGCCTGAGCCAATCCAAACCCACCGTCTCGGAAACCGTGGCGCGCCTGGAACGCGACGGCATGATGTACCTGGATACCGACCGTGCCATCGTGCTCACCGACGAAGGCCGCCGCATCGCCACCAGCGTGATGCGTAAGCACCGGGTTGCCGAATGTTTCCTCCTCCACGTGCTCGGGATGCCCTGGGAACACGTGCATGCAGAAGCGTGCCGCTGGGAGCACGTGATGTCCCGCGAACTGGAAGAACGCATTTCCCACGTGCTGGGCGAGCAGGGCTACGAACTCAGCCACGATCCTTTCGGCAACCCGATTCCCGCGGAAAATTCCATGGGTCCCGGCGCGGATATTGCCGCGCGCACCGGCCTGCTTGCCGTGGCGGATTACTTGGAACGCAACCCGAACGGAGGAAAGGTCACCATTGCGCGCATCGGCGAAGTGGTGCAAACCGACGACGACCTCCTCGAAGCCATGGCCGCGGCCGGCATTAAACCCGATGCCGCGGTGACTATCAGTGTTGAGGACGACGGCGATATCCTCGCCCACGGGGCAAGCGGAGTTCTTCCTCTGACTGACTGGATTCGCAAACACCTGCTCGTGCACGCCTGA
- a CDS encoding PIG-L deacetylase family protein has protein sequence MSTAGGTNDHTNARTNARANARTSSQTSAGTNAAPYTWDPADPLFARTLFLHAHPDDEAIQAGGLTALLTAAGHRVSILTCTRGEEGEAVPGTLPAGAGEAELVARREAEITRARAILGVTDGFWLGTPPALAPGAAPRRYRDSGMAWIAPGVAGPAPGAGPRAFSRADLSEEIADARALLAHVRPTVIIGYDAAASYGHPDHVRVHHLALALGRVSGIPVLELASTPGQAGWCYRNARAHEATVVAALRCYASQLTVVNRADPALAGMPVIGAPKQATMLPDSARSGAATTDALDQGVPAPSPAPDSEPAPQLLIRHVGGQLQELPLGPGLRPAE, from the coding sequence ATGAGCACCGCCGGCGGCACCAACGATCACACCAACGCGCGTACCAATGCGCGTGCTAACGCTCGCACTAGCAGCCAGACCAGCGCGGGCACCAACGCAGCCCCCTACACCTGGGACCCCGCCGACCCGCTCTTCGCCCGCACCCTCTTCCTCCACGCCCACCCGGACGACGAAGCGATCCAAGCCGGCGGCCTCACAGCGCTCCTCACCGCCGCCGGGCACCGCGTCAGCATCCTCACCTGCACACGCGGCGAAGAAGGCGAAGCGGTCCCCGGAACCCTGCCCGCCGGCGCGGGGGAGGCTGAACTCGTTGCGCGGCGCGAGGCGGAAATCACCCGAGCGCGCGCCATCCTCGGGGTCACGGACGGCTTTTGGCTCGGCACCCCGCCCGCCCTCGCCCCCGGCGCCGCGCCGCGCCGCTACCGCGATTCCGGGATGGCCTGGATCGCCCCCGGGGTCGCCGGCCCCGCGCCCGGCGCCGGCCCGCGCGCCTTTTCACGCGCGGACCTGAGCGAAGAAATCGCAGATGCGCGGGCACTCCTCGCGCACGTGCGGCCCACCGTCATTATTGGGTACGACGCCGCAGCAAGCTACGGCCATCCCGATCACGTCCGGGTGCATCACCTGGCCCTTGCCCTAGGCCGGGTGAGCGGAATTCCGGTGCTTGAGCTGGCATCCACTCCCGGGCAGGCCGGATGGTGCTACCGCAACGCTCGCGCCCATGAAGCCACTGTGGTGGCGGCGCTGCGCTGCTATGCCTCCCAGCTGACCGTAGTTAATCGCGCGGATCCCGCGTTGGCAGGCATGCCGGTTATTGGGGCCCCGAAGCAGGCCACCATGTTGCCAGATTCCGCGCGATCAGGCGCCGCCACAACGGATGCTCTGGATCAGGGCGTCCCGGCACCGAGCCCTGCGCCCGATTCCGAACCCGCCCCGCAGCTGCTTATCCGGCACGTGGGCGGCCAGCTCCAGGAGCTCCCGCTCGGGCCGGGATTGCGCCCGGCCGAGTAG
- the manA gene encoding mannose-6-phosphate isomerase, class I, producing MRIQGRARDYAWGGTSALPALFGYAPAETRVAEIWLGAHPDDSAQVIAAQDAPLFDLAQLYPSAPTGEHRIGRESEANAPGRAALRGVRGRRRSRRRAGPARGTRAPERTDESTTLVAPGGPSLRDLIARAPEEMLGADVARRHGGELPYLLKLIAPHQPLSLQVHPSLEQARAGFEREEAAGISRTAPHRSYRDRNHKPELAYALTPFEAICGLRTPRRIAEVLGGLGLPLTDRLAALVEERGVGAVFADLLSAGTRPEPEQIEQVVAACAARLECGASPSPRADRIVETLAQHYPGDPGVVASLLMNPVTLRPGEALFIPAGTVHAYLSGTAVEIMAASDNVLRAGLTPKHVDVAELLRIMDDAAVPPIRIAPEHMSEAVSTFYVPVDDFELSVVHLRDATTVEKLRSRGPRTVVCLEGAVEVFAGGRREPLNSGQAVFVPHCDGELAVRGFGDVVVASVP from the coding sequence ATGCGGATCCAAGGGCGAGCCAGGGACTATGCGTGGGGCGGCACGAGCGCGCTTCCTGCGCTCTTCGGCTATGCCCCGGCGGAAACCCGGGTGGCGGAAATCTGGCTCGGCGCTCACCCCGATGATTCGGCCCAGGTGATTGCCGCTCAGGATGCCCCGCTTTTTGACCTGGCTCAGCTCTACCCGTCCGCACCGACCGGGGAACACCGGATCGGGCGCGAATCGGAGGCGAACGCGCCCGGGCGCGCCGCGCTGCGCGGGGTACGCGGGCGGCGGCGCTCGCGGCGCCGGGCCGGCCCGGCGCGAGGCACCCGCGCGCCAGAGCGCACAGATGAATCCACCACCTTGGTAGCGCCTGGCGGGCCGAGCCTGCGCGATCTGATCGCCCGGGCGCCCGAGGAGATGCTCGGCGCGGATGTGGCACGCCGGCACGGGGGCGAATTACCGTATTTACTCAAACTCATTGCCCCGCACCAGCCGCTCTCCCTCCAGGTTCACCCCTCCCTCGAGCAGGCCCGCGCCGGCTTCGAGCGGGAAGAAGCGGCCGGTATTTCCCGCACCGCACCCCACCGCTCCTACCGGGATCGCAATCATAAACCGGAACTGGCTTACGCCCTCACACCTTTCGAGGCGATCTGCGGGCTGCGCACCCCGCGGCGCATCGCCGAAGTACTCGGCGGCCTTGGCCTGCCCCTCACCGACCGGCTTGCCGCACTCGTGGAAGAACGCGGGGTGGGAGCGGTCTTCGCCGATCTTCTTTCCGCGGGCACCCGCCCGGAACCCGAGCAGATTGAGCAGGTGGTAGCGGCCTGCGCCGCCCGCCTGGAGTGCGGTGCCTCGCCCTCCCCGCGCGCGGATCGCATTGTGGAAACCCTGGCTCAGCACTATCCGGGCGACCCGGGCGTGGTGGCCTCCCTCCTCATGAATCCGGTGACCTTACGTCCCGGAGAAGCCCTGTTTATCCCCGCCGGGACGGTCCACGCTTACCTGTCCGGAACCGCGGTGGAAATCATGGCGGCCTCCGATAACGTGCTGCGCGCCGGCCTCACCCCGAAGCACGTGGACGTGGCCGAATTGCTGCGGATTATGGACGACGCCGCAGTTCCGCCCATCCGTATCGCCCCCGAGCATATGAGCGAAGCGGTTTCCACTTTCTATGTTCCGGTGGACGATTTTGAGCTCTCGGTGGTTCACCTGCGCGATGCCACCACCGTTGAAAAACTGCGCTCGCGCGGCCCGCGCACCGTGGTCTGCCTGGAAGGCGCGGTGGAAGTCTTCGCCGGAGGCCGGCGTGAACCGCTCAACTCCGGGCAGGCGGTTTTCGTACCGCACTGTGATGGAGAATTAGCGGTCCGCGGGTTTGGCGACGTCGTCGTCGCATCTGTTCCGTAA
- a CDS encoding universal stress protein — translation MGEWATEVTMYQHENSVVVGVDGSPESRAALVWGAHVAVSRNATLRALTCYQEGPDPRGSYESAMSIAREALAQEGVASLAGLEATAVALPGDPVELLLAESKTASRLVVGYSGADTADIDQLGVVAGAIVSKAYCPVAVVPLQHSRRLPIRHIVVGVDGSQESKYALNLAVRMAGRWGAQVSAINAVSVTRAGGGLLPGGDMTREILDDTRLGLEETVAEVLRGDETVQVRCYAVEGSAAEIMAEFSSSVDLVVVGARGRGGITGLLFGSTSHTLLLGTQSPVLVVPTHATKNLHVPDTNVPWDVPDPSAR, via the coding sequence GTGGGAGAATGGGCAACGGAGGTAACGATGTACCAGCATGAGAATTCCGTGGTCGTTGGGGTGGATGGCTCCCCTGAATCGCGCGCAGCACTTGTGTGGGGCGCGCACGTGGCCGTGAGCCGCAATGCCACCCTGCGGGCCCTCACCTGCTACCAGGAAGGCCCAGATCCGCGCGGCTCCTATGAGAGCGCCATGAGTATTGCGCGGGAGGCCCTCGCCCAGGAAGGCGTGGCGAGCCTGGCGGGGCTGGAAGCCACCGCGGTAGCGCTGCCCGGGGATCCGGTGGAGCTGCTCCTGGCAGAATCTAAAACTGCTTCCCGGCTGGTGGTCGGGTATTCCGGGGCGGATACCGCGGATATTGACCAGCTGGGCGTGGTGGCCGGCGCGATTGTTTCCAAGGCGTACTGCCCGGTTGCCGTGGTGCCGCTCCAGCATTCGCGGCGCCTACCGATCCGCCACATTGTGGTGGGAGTGGATGGCTCGCAGGAATCGAAATACGCACTTAATTTGGCGGTGCGGATGGCCGGGCGCTGGGGGGCGCAGGTCTCCGCGATTAATGCAGTATCGGTGACGCGCGCCGGGGGCGGCCTGCTTCCCGGCGGGGATATGACCCGCGAAATTCTGGATGACACCCGCCTGGGCCTGGAAGAAACCGTGGCCGAAGTGCTGCGCGGCGATGAAACCGTGCAGGTGCGCTGCTACGCGGTGGAAGGCTCCGCGGCGGAAATCATGGCGGAGTTTTCTAGCTCCGTGGATCTGGTGGTCGTGGGCGCGCGCGGCCGCGGCGGAATTACCGGGCTGCTCTTTGGCTCTACCAGCCACACGCTGCTCCTCGGTACCCAATCGCCGGTGCTCGTGGTGCCGACTCACGCCACCAAGAACCTCCACGTTCCGGATACCAATGTGCCCTGGGATGTGCCCGATCCTTCGGCGCGGTAG